The following are from one region of the Candidatus Binatia bacterium genome:
- a CDS encoding type II toxin-antitoxin system PemK/MazF family toxin has protein sequence MYLADLNPRQGTEPGKARPVLVVQNDLLNDTDHPSTWVLPCTTRLTGENLLRVPLPRGIAGNTADCEVMIDQSRSIDNRRFRKALGRLPRPLLDEVKVKLKLLADL, from the coding sequence TTGTATCTGGCTGACCTGAATCCGCGCCAGGGCACCGAGCCGGGCAAGGCAAGGCCGGTCCTGGTAGTTCAGAACGATCTGCTCAACGACACCGACCACCCATCGACCTGGGTCCTTCCCTGCACGACTCGACTCACGGGGGAGAACCTTCTGCGGGTGCCGCTGCCGCGTGGCATCGCCGGCAACACAGCGGACTGCGAGGTCATGATCGACCAAAGTCGTTCGATCGACAATCGCCGCTTTCGGAAGGCACTCGGCCGATTGCCTCGACCGCTATTGGACGAGGTGAAGGTCAAACTGAAACTGCTCGCCGACCTGTAG